A genome region from Bifidobacterium coryneforme includes the following:
- a CDS encoding beta-galactosidase: MSDNAVHAKDHSASRGDTRLPDSLIFGCAYYDEYMPYERVDRDMSMMKAAGITTIRIAESTWSTLEPQPGVFDFSHVDRVLDAAGRFGLQVIVGTPTYAVPAWLVAMHPDVLADTPQGPNRYGARQIMDIVNPSYRYYGERVIRRLVSHVADNPQVIGYQVDNETKYYDCVSPDMQRLFVKYLRQRFDDDLDRLNAAYGLDYWSNRVDSWEDFPDLTRTINASLGSAFDHFRRNQVSRYLSWQADIVREYARDDQFVTHNFDFDWGPGWSYGVQPAVDHFEAAECVDVAGVDIYHPTEDDLTGKEIAFGGDMTRSLKGGANYLVLETQAQGQDGWLPYPGQLRLQAYSHMASGADGVMYWHWHSTHNSFETYWKGLLSHDLEPNPIYEEAGGFGRQVAQKGVGERLIHLQKRNKVAIMVGNDSLTALDWFALETGFPREQGQISYNDVVRRVYDALFELNIECDFINDKADESLLEHYAMVVVPALYSTSEDTLKALDAYVRTGGHLVATLRSFVADENLKVWHDKAPHLLTDAFGIDYNQFTRPGGGLTLDLHGTPQAKPTCEGLIELLNPRSGTEVLASYDHPVWGRYAAVTRHNHGLGSAEWIGALPSAQGMRLLLSDAADAAGLHGPARDLAGVVTVREGINAMGEHVAYLLNYSSEEVRIDSPYEGHLLVSGGQSDSQKQVDRGQPMTIGPWDLAIIVK; the protein is encoded by the coding sequence ATGTCAGATAATGCGGTTCACGCCAAGGACCATTCAGCTTCGCGAGGCGATACGCGCCTTCCGGACAGCCTCATCTTCGGATGCGCCTACTATGACGAGTACATGCCCTATGAGCGGGTTGACAGGGACATGTCGATGATGAAGGCTGCAGGCATCACCACTATTCGTATCGCTGAATCCACATGGAGCACCCTGGAACCACAGCCCGGTGTTTTCGACTTCAGCCATGTGGACCGGGTGCTGGATGCCGCGGGGCGCTTCGGCCTTCAAGTTATCGTAGGCACACCCACCTATGCCGTGCCCGCCTGGCTGGTTGCCATGCACCCGGATGTTCTGGCGGACACTCCCCAAGGGCCCAACCGATATGGCGCACGTCAGATCATGGACATCGTCAACCCCTCCTACCGATATTATGGCGAGCGCGTCATCCGCAGGCTGGTGAGCCATGTGGCCGATAATCCCCAGGTGATTGGCTACCAAGTCGACAACGAGACCAAGTACTACGACTGTGTATCACCCGACATGCAGCGCCTCTTCGTCAAGTACCTGAGGCAGCGGTTTGATGATGACCTGGATCGTCTCAATGCAGCCTACGGGCTGGACTACTGGTCCAACAGGGTCGACTCCTGGGAGGACTTTCCCGACCTGACCAGGACCATCAACGCGTCCTTGGGCTCGGCTTTCGATCACTTCCGACGAAACCAGGTGAGTCGCTACCTGTCCTGGCAGGCGGACATCGTGCGCGAATATGCCCGCGACGACCAGTTCGTCACCCACAACTTCGATTTCGATTGGGGCCCCGGCTGGTCATATGGGGTCCAGCCCGCCGTCGACCATTTCGAGGCGGCCGAATGTGTGGACGTGGCCGGCGTGGATATCTACCATCCCACAGAGGACGATCTGACAGGCAAGGAGATCGCCTTCGGCGGGGACATGACCCGCAGTCTGAAGGGTGGCGCCAATTACCTGGTTCTGGAGACCCAGGCCCAGGGGCAGGACGGTTGGTTGCCCTACCCGGGTCAGCTGCGCTTGCAGGCATACAGCCATATGGCCTCAGGTGCTGATGGGGTCATGTACTGGCACTGGCATTCCACTCACAACTCTTTTGAGACCTACTGGAAGGGTCTGCTCTCGCATGATCTGGAACCCAATCCCATCTATGAGGAAGCAGGCGGTTTTGGCAGGCAGGTGGCGCAGAAGGGAGTGGGCGAGCGTCTGATCCATCTCCAAAAACGCAACAAGGTGGCCATCATGGTGGGCAATGACTCACTGACCGCTTTGGACTGGTTCGCTCTGGAGACCGGCTTCCCGCGTGAGCAGGGGCAGATCTCCTACAACGACGTGGTCAGACGGGTATACGATGCCCTCTTCGAGCTGAACATCGAGTGCGACTTCATCAACGACAAGGCCGACGAGTCCTTGCTGGAACACTATGCCATGGTCGTGGTTCCGGCCCTGTACAGCACCAGTGAGGATACGCTGAAGGCTTTGGACGCCTACGTCCGTACGGGGGGTCACCTGGTGGCCACGCTGCGCTCGTTCGTGGCGGATGAGAACCTTAAGGTCTGGCACGACAAGGCCCCGCACCTGCTGACCGATGCATTCGGCATCGATTACAACCAGTTCACCCGCCCCGGAGGGGGATTGACCCTGGATCTGCACGGCACACCCCAGGCCAAGCCGACCTGCGAGGGGCTGATTGAACTGCTGAATCCGCGTTCCGGCACCGAGGTCCTGGCTTCCTATGACCACCCTGTATGGGGACGGTATGCGGCCGTGACCCGTCACAATCATGGTCTTGGCAGCGCAGAATGGATCGGTGCTCTTCCATCGGCCCAAGGTATGCGTCTGTTGCTCTCGGATGCGGCGGATGCAGCCGGTTTGCATGGACCTGCCCGTGACCTGGCCGGTGTGGTTACTGTACGCGAAGGCATCAATGCCATGGGGGAGCATGTCGCCTACCTGCTCAATTACTCATCTGAGGAAGTCAGGATTGATTCGCCTTATGAGGGCCATCTACTGGTGTCCGGCGGACAGTCCGATTCTCAGAAGCAAGTAGATCGGGGCCAGCCTATGACCATCGGGCCGTGGGATCTGGCAATTATCGTCAAGTAG
- a CDS encoding glycoside hydrolase family 3 N-terminal domain-containing protein → MTVDAMAQDMPYRNPDLGVDERLNDLVGRMTREEKVGQMMQVDARQGVDKEVVDQHAGSLLHVSPENMVKADEAVHRTRLGIPLLIGDDCIHGHSFFRGATIFPEQLGMAASFDPDLIQRMGRATAREVATTGVHWTFSPVLCIARDTRWGRVDETFGEDPFLIGEMSSAMVRGYQGGSALTGKLPKDAVLATAKHFAGYSETQGGRDASEADLSHRKLLSWFLPPFERLAKEGVATFMLGYESIDGVPVTVNDWLLSDVLRGQWGYQGTLITDWDNVGRMVWEQKVQPDYSRAAAAAVKAGNDLIMTTPGFYQGALDALDSGLLREEDLDRAVRHILALKFRMGLFEDPRLPDVQAQKAVINSPEHQELNLQVAQESAVLLKNDGILPLFGGVDAEGRPRDDAAHSIALVGPLIDDAQNQLGDWAGGSGQCDWIEDQPREMISTVADGLRRVLPENWTLNCEQGVDIVRLVDDPEGPFFPDGQPRPKVAAPAEIDRVRFDKAVNQARQSDLVVAVVGDVVQLVGEGCSTATLELYGPQRDLLDALAQTGKPMIVVLMSSKPLILPPSAQSARALIWQPDPGMQGGLALARILAGMVEPTGRLPITFPRHAGQLPVYYNQIRGQHGNRYADLTQEPAFAFGQGMGYTTFAYGQPQVDGSDTVGAEDVVRVSVDLTNTGQLPGTEVVQVYISDLVTSVSWADRELKAFRRVRLDPGQTCKVVFDLPVAEWTLVDAECRRKVELGQFQVLVGSSSRREDLQAVTVTVD, encoded by the coding sequence ATGACAGTGGATGCTATGGCGCAGGATATGCCCTATCGCAATCCCGACTTGGGAGTAGATGAACGGTTGAATGACCTCGTGGGCCGGATGACCCGTGAGGAGAAGGTCGGGCAGATGATGCAGGTGGATGCCCGCCAGGGAGTTGACAAGGAGGTGGTGGACCAGCATGCTGGATCCCTTCTGCATGTCTCTCCGGAGAACATGGTCAAGGCCGACGAGGCTGTCCATCGTACCCGTCTGGGCATCCCCCTGCTGATTGGTGACGACTGCATCCATGGACACTCCTTCTTCCGCGGAGCCACCATCTTTCCCGAGCAGCTCGGCATGGCGGCCTCCTTCGACCCTGATCTGATTCAGAGAATGGGTCGGGCCACAGCCAGGGAGGTGGCCACTACAGGTGTCCACTGGACGTTTTCCCCGGTTTTGTGCATAGCCAGGGACACCCGCTGGGGCCGGGTGGATGAGACCTTCGGCGAGGACCCCTTCCTGATCGGGGAGATGTCCTCAGCCATGGTGCGCGGGTATCAGGGCGGCTCGGCCTTGACGGGAAAGCTGCCCAAGGATGCCGTGCTGGCCACGGCCAAGCACTTCGCCGGCTATTCCGAGACCCAAGGCGGGCGCGATGCCTCCGAGGCGGACCTATCCCACCGCAAACTGCTCTCATGGTTCCTGCCGCCCTTCGAGCGCCTGGCCAAGGAGGGTGTGGCCACCTTCATGCTGGGGTATGAGTCCATCGACGGGGTTCCGGTCACCGTCAACGATTGGCTGCTCAGCGATGTTCTTCGCGGGCAGTGGGGCTACCAGGGGACCCTGATCACAGACTGGGACAACGTGGGTCGGATGGTCTGGGAACAGAAGGTACAGCCCGACTACTCCAGGGCCGCCGCAGCCGCTGTCAAGGCAGGCAACGACCTGATCATGACCACGCCCGGCTTCTACCAGGGGGCCCTGGATGCACTGGATTCCGGGTTGCTCCGTGAGGAAGACCTTGATCGAGCGGTCAGGCACATCCTGGCCCTGAAATTCCGTATGGGGCTCTTCGAAGATCCGCGCCTGCCGGATGTTCAGGCCCAGAAGGCGGTCATCAACTCTCCAGAGCATCAGGAGCTCAATCTCCAGGTGGCTCAGGAGTCGGCGGTTCTTTTGAAGAATGACGGCATCCTTCCCCTATTCGGCGGGGTGGATGCGGAGGGTCGTCCTCGCGATGATGCGGCGCACAGCATTGCCCTGGTGGGGCCGCTGATTGATGATGCCCAGAACCAGCTGGGGGACTGGGCCGGTGGCTCGGGTCAATGCGACTGGATCGAAGACCAGCCTCGGGAGATGATTTCGACCGTGGCAGACGGGTTGCGTCGGGTGCTGCCGGAGAACTGGACCCTGAACTGCGAGCAGGGTGTCGATATCGTCCGCTTGGTTGACGACCCGGAGGGCCCGTTCTTCCCGGACGGGCAGCCCAGGCCCAAGGTGGCTGCCCCTGCCGAAATCGATCGGGTCCGGTTCGATAAGGCCGTCAACCAGGCCAGGCAAAGCGACCTGGTGGTGGCCGTGGTCGGTGACGTGGTCCAGTTGGTGGGCGAGGGTTGCTCGACTGCCACTCTGGAACTCTACGGCCCTCAGCGCGATCTCCTGGATGCTCTGGCTCAAACAGGCAAGCCCATGATCGTTGTGCTCATGTCTTCCAAGCCGTTGATTCTGCCCCCGTCCGCACAGTCGGCCAGGGCCCTGATCTGGCAGCCTGACCCTGGTATGCAGGGTGGATTGGCCCTGGCCAGGATTCTGGCAGGCATGGTCGAGCCCACGGGCCGACTGCCCATCACCTTCCCCAGGCATGCCGGGCAGTTGCCGGTCTATTACAACCAGATTCGAGGACAGCACGGCAACCGGTATGCCGACCTGACCCAGGAACCGGCCTTCGCCTTCGGCCAGGGGATGGGTTACACCACCTTCGCGTACGGACAGCCCCAGGTCGACGGCTCGGACACCGTGGGAGCTGAAGACGTGGTCAGAGTGTCCGTTGACCTGACCAACACCGGCCAGCTGCCGGGCACCGAGGTGGTCCAGGTCTACATCAGCGACCTGGTGACCTCGGTCAGCTGGGCCGACCGTGAGCTCAAGGCCTTCCGCAGGGTTCGACTGGATCCGGGGCAGACCTGCAAGGTGGTCTTCGACCTTCCTGTGGCCGAATGGACCCTGGTTGATGCCGAATGCCGCCGCAAGGTCGAACTGGGTCAGTTCCAGGTGCTGGTGGGGTCATCCTCGCGCAGGGAGGATTTGCAGGCTGTGACGGTGACCGTCGACTGA
- a CDS encoding glutamate-cysteine ligase family protein: MRENGRVGYAHLLTVPNPRHVDSLVDYFSRGAKPASQWRFGVEIEHIPVSNDGSDAPVPYEGERGIEALLSALEPYYDGDAEYREDGHLVGLSRPGCVVSLEPGSQVECSLGVVRDRQGFEDLYRRFRAEVDPIAERLGFRLVEYGYRPAGSYADVGVNPKERYAVMNTYLGRIGQCGPMMMRSTASTQISIDYRDESDAIAKIRLGTAIGPILAYFFRNTPVFEGESNRLPLRRQRIWDWLDPQRTGLTSGLFDEGFGWEDYAVDVLSTPLMVADISHTPEVEGPDGKQVFIAWHENAGDIYPDRRLNDAEITHILTTHFNDVRLKNYIELRHWDSLPMQRAGRLLEIVGGIFYDPDRFTRLTGFLDGVDEENVLQTKADLQVRGGQACPYGRPLDFWRQVLGAEDTMDGLPGDPENTGRFQD; the protein is encoded by the coding sequence ATGAGGGAAAACGGAAGAGTTGGATATGCACACCTGTTGACGGTGCCCAATCCCCGTCATGTGGACAGCCTGGTCGACTACTTCTCTCGGGGGGCCAAGCCTGCGTCCCAGTGGCGTTTCGGCGTCGAAATAGAGCACATCCCGGTCAGCAATGACGGAAGCGATGCCCCGGTTCCCTATGAGGGGGAGCGGGGCATAGAGGCTCTGCTTTCGGCCTTGGAACCCTACTACGACGGTGATGCGGAATATCGTGAGGATGGGCACCTGGTCGGGCTGAGTCGGCCGGGCTGCGTGGTCTCCCTGGAGCCGGGAAGCCAGGTGGAGTGTTCGCTGGGTGTGGTGCGCGATCGCCAGGGGTTCGAAGACCTGTACCGCCGCTTTCGTGCGGAAGTGGATCCGATTGCCGAGCGACTGGGGTTCCGCCTGGTTGAATATGGGTACCGTCCGGCAGGTTCCTATGCGGATGTGGGGGTAAACCCCAAGGAACGGTATGCGGTCATGAACACCTACCTGGGCCGCATCGGCCAATGCGGGCCGATGATGATGCGCAGTACCGCTTCCACCCAGATCAGCATCGACTATCGGGACGAGTCCGATGCCATTGCCAAGATTCGCCTGGGTACGGCCATCGGTCCCATTCTCGCCTACTTCTTCCGGAACACCCCGGTCTTCGAGGGTGAGTCCAATCGTCTGCCCTTGCGGCGACAGAGGATATGGGATTGGCTCGACCCTCAGCGTACCGGCCTGACTTCTGGTCTGTTCGATGAAGGATTCGGCTGGGAGGACTACGCGGTTGACGTGCTGTCGACCCCGCTCATGGTGGCCGATATCTCGCACACCCCTGAGGTGGAGGGGCCAGACGGGAAGCAGGTCTTCATTGCCTGGCATGAGAACGCCGGGGACATCTATCCCGACCGGCGACTCAATGATGCCGAGATTACACATATCCTGACCACCCACTTCAATGACGTTCGATTGAAGAACTACATCGAACTCCGGCATTGGGACTCCCTGCCCATGCAGAGGGCCGGCAGGCTCCTTGAAATCGTCGGTGGCATCTTCTACGACCCCGACCGCTTTACTCGGCTGACCGGCTTCCTGGATGGGGTCGACGAGGAGAATGTGCTGCAAACCAAGGCCGACCTGCAGGTGAGGGGCGGTCAGGCCTGTCCCTATGGCCGTCCCCTGGACTTTTGGAGGCAGGTCCTGGGCGCCGAGGACACCATGGATGGCCTGCCGGGAGACCCCGAGAATACCGGGCGATTCCAGGACTAG
- a CDS encoding GNAT family N-acetyltransferase, whose product MEVVIRHDALTPELYERVRSTADFHPYPIDDVKAALDGGYCSVVADVDGEPAGIGRVVADGRIAFFIKDLVVLPPYRHQGVGSVILQALLDRIGQEACEHAYVGLMATPGKEGFYEEHGFTRRPGPGLGSGMVLFLDGAHEARVSTVNKSKEKES is encoded by the coding sequence ATGGAGGTCGTCATTCGGCACGATGCGCTGACTCCGGAACTCTATGAACGGGTGCGCTCGACTGCTGACTTTCATCCTTACCCCATCGATGATGTGAAGGCGGCCTTGGACGGTGGTTACTGCTCGGTCGTGGCCGACGTAGACGGTGAGCCAGCCGGTATAGGCCGGGTCGTGGCCGACGGGCGCATCGCCTTCTTCATCAAGGACCTCGTGGTGTTGCCCCCATACCGTCACCAGGGCGTGGGAAGTGTCATCCTCCAGGCTCTGCTGGACCGAATTGGCCAAGAGGCCTGTGAGCATGCCTACGTAGGTCTGATGGCCACCCCCGGCAAGGAAGGCTTCTACGAGGAGCATGGTTTTACCCGGCGACCCGGTCCGGGTCTGGGAAGCGGGATGGTCCTCTTTCTGGATGGTGCCCATGAAGCGCGAGTATCAACTGTAAACAAATCAAAGGAGAAGGAATCATGA
- the rihC gene encoding ribonucleoside hydrolase RihC yields the protein MNPTPVIIDTDPGIDDAVAIALALFSPRLDVRLITTVAGNVGLDKTTLNALRLLTYFERPIPVAQGAPAPLLEPFVDASDIHGKTGMEGFDFPEPDRSLLLKEHAIEAMRKEIMDSSEPVTLVTIGPLTNIALLLKVYPEVAKGIGRIAMMGGSTARGNRGVMSEFNIATDPEAAAIVFESGIPIVMAGLDVGLKALVLPEDSAQLPAMGKVGTMTHDLFKKYRGGSFATGLKMYDPCAVACILAPELFEFAETSVEVELAQGPTRGCTVVDLKGYRNRAANASVAVDVDSEGFRAWFLEGMSKCI from the coding sequence ATGAATCCTACACCTGTCATCATCGATACCGACCCGGGAATCGACGATGCCGTCGCCATCGCCCTGGCATTGTTCTCGCCCCGGCTGGATGTGCGTCTGATTACCACGGTGGCCGGCAATGTCGGCTTGGACAAGACCACACTGAACGCCCTGCGGTTGCTGACCTATTTCGAGCGACCCATTCCGGTGGCCCAGGGGGCCCCCGCTCCTCTGCTGGAGCCGTTCGTGGATGCCAGTGACATCCATGGAAAGACCGGAATGGAGGGTTTCGACTTCCCTGAGCCCGATCGCTCCCTGCTGCTGAAGGAACATGCGATCGAGGCCATGCGCAAGGAGATCATGGACTCGTCCGAACCGGTCACCCTGGTGACCATCGGACCGCTGACCAATATCGCCCTCCTGCTCAAGGTGTACCCCGAGGTCGCCAAGGGGATTGGGCGGATCGCCATGATGGGAGGCTCCACTGCCCGCGGTAACCGTGGCGTCATGTCCGAGTTCAATATAGCCACGGATCCCGAGGCCGCTGCCATTGTCTTCGAGTCGGGGATCCCCATCGTCATGGCCGGTCTGGATGTCGGTCTCAAGGCCCTGGTCCTGCCCGAGGACAGCGCTCAGCTGCCTGCCATGGGGAAGGTGGGCACAATGACCCACGACCTGTTCAAGAAGTACCGCGGAGGAAGCTTCGCCACGGGTCTGAAGATGTACGATCCCTGCGCGGTCGCGTGCATCCTGGCTCCCGAACTCTTCGAATTCGCCGAAACCTCCGTTGAGGTGGAGCTGGCGCAGGGTCCGACCCGCGGTTGCACCGTCGTTGACCTGAAGGGCTATCGGAACCGCGCCGCCAACGCTTCCGTCGCTGTCGATGTGGATTCCGAAGGATTCCGGGCCTGGTTCCTGGAAGGCATGAGCAAGTGCATTTGA
- the dcuC gene encoding C4-dicarboxylate transporter DcuC — protein sequence MIAEIILVLVVLVAIGYLIIKKYNPALSLIIGGLVLLLGAWALGHPLYDAGKGTGFGLFDVFMVFKDTILDQLQAAGLVIMVLFGYSAYMNVIGANQVAVNYMVKPLRHIKHKALIVPAVFLLGNVMSLVIPSASSLAIILMSILYPVLVGMGLSSLTAAGVIACTATIMPTPLGADNVIAAKTLNYDLIEYVGNNAKIAIPSLLIMALAHYLWQKWCDRHEEGTVIADQAEHEAEAVRDTTGIPGYYAFLPLLPLILILVIGIAAMFVKGLTMDIVVLTFISFFIAVIIETIRHRSFKKIQGSVVEMFTGMGRGFSQVVILVCGGSLFTTGVQKLGLIDALTHSVEGSTGAGLTVALIFALATCLFGFLSGGGLAMFYAVIALVPGIAAAAGVNGILIALPMQMIANLARGISPVAAVIMIVAASIKVEPTKVLKRTSVPSIVGIISVLVLSVLLLPY from the coding sequence ATGATTGCGGAGATCATTCTGGTTCTGGTCGTCCTGGTGGCGATCGGGTACCTGATCATCAAGAAATACAATCCGGCCCTGAGCCTGATTATCGGTGGCCTGGTCCTCCTCCTGGGTGCCTGGGCTCTGGGACATCCCCTGTATGATGCGGGCAAGGGTACCGGTTTCGGTCTCTTCGATGTCTTCATGGTATTCAAGGACACCATCCTCGACCAGCTCCAGGCCGCCGGTCTGGTCATCATGGTCCTGTTTGGTTACTCGGCCTACATGAACGTCATCGGAGCCAACCAGGTTGCGGTGAACTACATGGTCAAGCCCCTGCGTCACATCAAGCACAAGGCGCTCATCGTGCCGGCTGTCTTCCTGCTGGGTAATGTCATGTCCCTGGTCATCCCCAGCGCTTCCAGCCTGGCGATCATCCTCATGTCGATCCTCTACCCGGTACTGGTGGGCATGGGCCTTTCCTCACTGACCGCCGCCGGAGTGATTGCCTGCACGGCCACCATCATGCCCACCCCCTTGGGTGCGGACAACGTCATTGCCGCCAAGACACTCAATTACGATCTGATCGAATATGTCGGCAACAATGCCAAGATCGCCATTCCCTCCCTGCTTATCATGGCTTTGGCCCACTACCTCTGGCAGAAGTGGTGCGACCGTCATGAGGAGGGCACGGTCATTGCCGACCAGGCCGAGCATGAAGCGGAAGCCGTGCGTGATACCACCGGTATTCCCGGATACTACGCCTTCCTGCCCCTGCTGCCCCTCATTCTGATCCTCGTCATCGGTATTGCGGCCATGTTCGTCAAGGGTCTGACCATGGATATCGTGGTGCTGACCTTCATCTCCTTCTTCATCGCGGTCATCATCGAGACCATCCGCCATCGCTCCTTCAAGAAGATCCAGGGATCGGTCGTCGAGATGTTCACCGGTATGGGTCGTGGCTTCAGCCAGGTGGTCATCCTGGTCTGCGGCGGCTCACTCTTCACCACCGGTGTGCAGAAGCTGGGGCTGATTGATGCCCTGACCCACTCCGTGGAGGGGTCCACCGGAGCCGGCCTGACGGTGGCTCTGATCTTCGCTCTGGCCACCTGCCTGTTCGGCTTCCTGTCCGGTGGCGGCCTGGCCATGTTCTACGCGGTCATCGCCCTGGTGCCCGGAATCGCTGCTGCTGCGGGTGTCAACGGCATCCTTATCGCCTTGCCCATGCAGATGATCGCCAACCTGGCCCGTGGCATATCCCCGGTGGCGGCGGTCATTATGATCGTGGCTGCCAGCATCAAGGTGGAGCCCACCAAGGTGCTCAAGCGGACCAGCGTGCCCAGCATCGTGGGCATCATCAGCGTACTGGTCCTCTCCGTCCTCCTGCTTCCGTACTGA
- a CDS encoding LacI family DNA-binding transcriptional regulator, with protein sequence MGFVTIRDVAQEAGVSIATVSQVLHGKGRFSNKTKTLVLNTVDDLGYIPDSRAQAIRASDSKMVGLLVPDLRNRYFADLVSSVEGILYESGYNTLIGTSAENVERQDSFITNILGQRFDGLIVIPQGEKSDGLKALVKRKLPTVFVDRRVPGMDTIPYVVSDPRPGLEEAMGTLRANGHRKIAYLAHPSLKSFSLNERAEAFKALSPDFFGDGGALTLSSDGTGASLEAALDRITEFGATALIFGYSPDAISCLGIFHDRGIRIGSQMSLISFDDIDVFNLMTPRISIISQQAGHMGRRGVDMLLELIRNGVTGLGPMLSIPTIFVQRESVGKIQDSDSRT encoded by the coding sequence ATGGGATTTGTGACTATTCGCGATGTGGCGCAAGAAGCAGGTGTCTCCATCGCGACCGTCTCGCAGGTCCTGCACGGCAAGGGCAGATTCTCAAACAAAACCAAGACGTTGGTGCTGAACACCGTTGATGACCTGGGGTATATTCCGGACTCGAGGGCCCAGGCCATCCGTGCGTCCGATTCCAAAATGGTCGGCCTTTTGGTGCCTGATCTGCGTAACAGGTATTTCGCCGATCTGGTCAGCTCCGTTGAGGGGATTCTCTACGAGAGCGGATACAACACCCTGATCGGTACATCCGCGGAAAACGTAGAGCGTCAGGACTCTTTCATCACCAACATCCTGGGGCAGCGATTCGACGGACTGATTGTCATTCCCCAAGGCGAGAAGTCCGACGGGTTGAAGGCTCTGGTGAAGCGGAAACTTCCCACGGTCTTCGTGGATCGACGCGTACCGGGTATGGATACCATTCCCTATGTGGTTTCTGACCCCAGGCCCGGCCTGGAAGAGGCGATGGGCACACTGCGCGCCAATGGGCACAGGAAAATCGCCTACCTCGCCCACCCATCCTTGAAGTCTTTCAGCCTTAACGAGCGTGCAGAAGCCTTCAAAGCGCTGAGCCCCGACTTCTTCGGGGACGGCGGGGCCCTGACCCTCTCAAGTGATGGTACGGGTGCCTCTCTTGAAGCGGCCCTGGATAGGATTACCGAATTCGGTGCCACGGCCCTCATCTTCGGGTACTCACCTGATGCAATCAGCTGTCTGGGCATCTTCCACGACCGTGGAATCAGAATCGGATCCCAGATGTCTCTTATCTCCTTCGATGATATCGATGTCTTCAATCTCATGACCCCCAGGATTTCAATCATCTCCCAGCAGGCCGGTCACATGGGGCGCAGGGGAGTGGATATGCTCCTTGAACTGATCCGGAATGGGGTTACGGGTCTGGGACCCATGTTGAGCATCCCCACGATTTTCGTCCAGCGGGAGTCTGTGGGGAAGATACAGGATTCCGATTCCCGTACCTGA